The Myripristis murdjan chromosome 11, fMyrMur1.1, whole genome shotgun sequence genomic sequence tttctttcatttattacaCTGCTTGAGTCCTTTTGGTATCGCATGTCACAAAAATAGTTCGTATTGGACATACAGTAGTGCTACAGTCCCAATGCAGACTTACCAACCATAGGAGGAACTTCATCTTAACTGTCATTCTGCTCATCCCCTTCTCTTGTTACAGGTATCTGTCCTGGTGATGTGCCACACCAGAGAGCTGGCTTTTCAGATCAGCAAGGAGTATGAGAGATTTTCCAAGTATATGccaactgtcaaggtaaatattGTAACCCAGTGGTTTTCATTTATAGCCTCACTTTTTATTGTTCCACAGCACAGCTGAGCACCGAAGGTTGGCCTTTTTTTGGCACCAAccaatttttaatattttaattttcttttatatgttatttaaccATGAAATGCCTCGCTGACATTAGAAATCTCTTTCACAGGAGTGAAATCAAATCAGTAGCAAAACATGTTAAAGGGATACTACACTCATGCATAATTTTTGTATCAAGTACTCACTGTGTGCTGCTTTCAGATGCCGATGAAGAACATTTTGCTCACAAGCTGTTTTGGTAAACTGATATTCATAAAAcaccagccatctctgatccgatggggaaaaaaaataggtacaaattttcatgattttacaacagcaaaactatatcagttcagtttaaaaagctcacactcatcAGGCTGTATAATCTAAGTCTCTGACACTGGTGCTCACTACTTCCCAAACACCTGTGTTTTCACCCAAACCTTGCTGCATCCATCCAAGCTGCTCACTCAGTGAAATGCACACGCCTCTGTAAGCACACTTTTGCAGAAGTGGTCTCTGCAGCAGTCGCAATGTGTCAGACACCATGCATCGCACATTTAAAAGGCAACACATAGCAAAGGCGGTACACCCAGGGCGATTTGCACCAATTGTGGGGTTGTGGTTCGTGATACAACTTGGCTTTGTGAAATACTccattctgattggtcagtcacAACATTTCATGGTCCAGTACTTGTGAATGACTATCGTTATGAATAACTGACAGTGGCTTGAAGTCCCTACTAGCAGGTTTGGTACATCTGATCTATTTACAGCCATTAATTAAGTTAATAAATTGACACCGAGCTGCAGGAGCCAAAAATCATTACAACATGAATATCACTTGCAGTTTAACATGACTTGCAGGGTAACATGAAATGTTTGGTACATGGTTGAACCCTGAAGTATCActagaaaagagaagaaaaccaGATGAAAACAACAATGACAAGGTAGAAAGCTTGCTGAAATGTTACAAAAATGTGTAGGCATCCAAGTTTAGTTGATGGTTGCAAATTTAGCCTATAGATTGGTTATTTGAACTTCTTGTTTTGACATAGTCTTGAAGGCTAACATagtcatttcagttttaatattttttgtcaaattatTCCACTCTTAACCTTTTAATAAGTGGGATAATGTATAGCCTGCTATTCATTCTTGCAAAATAACACCTGACATGGTAATCAGCACCTTGAGTAGTCTTGTATTGTCATGCTGGGCTGGCTGTACCGTATTTCTTACACAATCCATttgatgtctgtgtttgtctccagGTGGCCGTGTTCTTTGGCGGTCTGTCCATTAAGAAGGATGAGGAAGTCCTGAAGAGAGAGTGTCCTCATGTAGTGGTGGGAACGCCGGGCCGGATCTTGGCACTGACTCGCAACAAGACTCTCAACCTGCGGCACATTAAACATTTTATCCTGGACGAGTGTGACAAGATGCTTGAGCAACTTGGTGAGTAAATATGTCTTTCTTATCTCCccatatttaaaggaaaaatccactctAAAGCTCCACTCTTTAACCATGTAAAAGTAATAGCTATTGTGGATTTATCTTGCATTTCTTGGCCCTTTTTGATGCTTGagtggtgtatttttctcatACCTGTAGATTTACAGTGCAGGCTCATTTGATAGCAGAAACATTTTCagctatctaaaacatcaaTGGTTAACAAAAAGTTTTTGTATCAGTCCCTTAAAATCATAGAGCAAGAGCTTCTTTCTAGGGACTCTGTTTTGCAATAACATTGAACAATCATACAAGAGGGAAACTGTCACAGAAGTGGCAGAGATACTAATTGGTCCACTGACAGTaacctcaatagaccagaatgcaagacattttgtgttttgcccTATCACTCTACCTATATACAGTGTCTAAAATTAACTTCATGGCTCACCTGCCCAAGGCTGGTaaaccaaaaacattttacttGCCAAGAGTGTTTTTCTTAACCTGTGCAGCATGATTAAAATAGATATTTTAGACAAAAGGTGCTGTTTAAAGggccatatcagtgattttgcatgtttatccACAAAACATATATACTTCAcgattttgctgttttttttcccaaagcaagcagtcatattttggaACTCTGATAccatttttcctactttttataCAGCTATTTGATTCCATTTATGCCACCATgatattaaaatgaacattCAGTATCGTCAAATTTTCTTtacaccagtatttcatcaccataataaaCTCACCCGCTTAAGTTTTCCTAAAAggagcagcactgttgtgttttgatgacttgaaactggccGGACTGAAacagtccctctctctgccagtAAAAAGTCCCCAAGGAAAAATTGGCGAATTATCTTTTTTGTGGTATATGAAGGATGACGACTTTGTTAACTgtagaggcagaacattatacaGTTGGTGTTTGaatcaaaaagtcatgtttgaaAACAACTTTAGGTGCAGCAGTGTGGAGGTTGGTGAAGTCAGTCACATCCACTGACCAGACCAACTTCATTATTGCATGacttgcaaaatgttttttttttgttttttttttttgtaaaatctgggtaaattgtagttaatggaccaaacattcataatcactggtatggtaCTTTTTATTGTATACAATCAGGTACTATTTGAAACAATTAATAAAGAGGAAAGGACAGACTAATAGCATTAATTAAATGCTAAATTAAACTTTACAGTTGATACTGAGCTACTGTTTAGCTTTGATTTCAAGGAGCCAAGCTCTGAGAGAGCATACATTGGCCAGCAGGAACAACATTTGAGACTAAAGACCAGTGACTGTGCATCACTGCCAGTCACTGAAGTTGAAGTGGGCGAGGGAATGTGGCTACATCAAAAAGGAAATTAGAACACTTCATCAAATAATTCCTCTTGGAATTCACTGAGCATCAGGGTGTGAGGCTTGAGTTTTTCTTTACTATCTTATGTGTCATTCCTAATGTCCTATTTTGATATGGCATTAACTGAGCCAATTCTGACATGATTCACCATTCTCTCCACCTCATGCAGACATGCGCAGAGACGTCCAGGAGATTTTTCGTATGACACCCCATGAGAAGCAGGTCATGATGTTCAGTGCCACCCTGAGCAAAGAGATTCGTCCCGTCTGCAGAAAGTTCATGCAAGATGTAATTACGCCTCTCCTCTTGCATtcaccatgcctgttgttggtCCCACCACACCTCCACTTCTCCCTGTGTTATGCCATGCCACCTGGAGTGGGGGGGCACAGAGTCGCTGTTTCGTCACGACCTCCATGAAACCGAGTTACAAGCAAGCAAGATATTTTTTCACCGTGCCCCACCCAGGCCCTTCAGTGTTTGGGGAATGTGGGGAATTGGCAGCCCACTGTCATGTCATGGCTCTTTTAATTTAGTGAATGACCAGTGTTTGGTCACTCACTTAGCCTATGATAACACAAGCAGCGACTTTGTCAGTGCTTTTTTTGCTGCCATTTTTTGCCATTgaaacttgacttttttgttgaaGTTAAGTGGGAGTTTCATAACcgtttttgtgttgtttagtTGTAGAGATCTCGTTGCCGTCTCCTGTCTCCCTGGCCTCTCCGCAAGCTCTATTTGAAGTAAATGACCAACCGTCGCTTACTAAGACAAAGTCGCTgcctgtgtgagtgcatgctAAGCCTGCAAAAACCCTGCAGACTCCCACTTACTTGACttaaagctacaatatgcaactttttaCCCGGAGACACAAATTTTATTATTAGTCCTGTGCTATTTTAGTCAAATTCCTTCCCCAGcacttgtcactcatcttgatgagctgtcaTCCAGCCTGAGGTTGAGCTAAATAGCATCTGTAAGCCTCTACAGGCATTGAAGAGGCAGTTTCTGAACACAGACAGttaatttaatttgcattttatttgataggTACATTATTTGAGGTACATTGCAAATAACAATTATATTTTATAGTTGAAATACAAAAGTTGTGCTGCACAAAGAATTTATAACTATTGCTAATTTCTAAACCTTGTCCCTTGTTGAGCTTTCAAAGAAAGTACAGCTGTTTAGATTATACAGTAAATACAATATacagcagtgtttcccctatcatTCTATTGGCGGGGTGCAGCTCCTCGCCAACGGAGCCTCCTGCCTTGCCTGAAAGTCAcactaaattaatttaatttaattaatcttcaaatttaaaaaataaataaaatcacaacagaaataatttaatgtcACATTTCTATAGAATATGTCtatactgtgtttttatcaaataaactaCATACGTTCAGGTTGGTTATTAATCTAATGTATATAATGTCAGTATGGGGTCTATCTGGTGGAAATGCACTCTGCTGTCTTGTGAGAAGGAGGGCAGGGCTCTGCACTAATCACACAGTcacgcacgtgcacacgcgCTTTGGGGATCCCCCCTCTCCAAGCCAGAATCCTAGGGGAAAGACTGGACAGTGTGATTAAAAAGTACATAAGCTTAAAAATTCTACATAGCACAATATCACAAAATGCAATACTACCTAATCATCTGCACATAAAATAGCAACACTAACAATCACTGTTTTTTGCTGTCATTCTTTTCTTACCATGTTCCTACATTGTTGTTGCTATGACCTCCCTGCTCTAAGAATGCTAGGCTCACTTTGATAGACACAACCAGATCACTACTGATATCACACCCACAGCAAAACATTCCAACATCATTGAAAAGCCACTTTCAGGGGAGAAGAtttgcataaacacacagtgtCACAGGTGCCggtaatttaaaatatatccTGTTTATTAAGTCATTTAGCCACTTTAATGTCATAAAACTTGCATATTGTATCTTTCTGGTCAAATTACAATATAGCGCATTTGCTAtacaaaaaatgtctcatttgaCATGATTGtactcagtgttttctttgcttATGGTTAGGAGCCATAATGGACTGTAGTTTAACTTGTTCTGGTTGCCCACATGGTGAGAGGCAACTGTGAGGCAACCAGTGTCCCAGACCAGGAGACCAAATGTCCTAGTTTGAGGCTGGGCTGAAAAGCTTTAAGATCTGCTACCCTACACATGTAGCTGTGTTAGCCCTTCACTGCTAGGTCAGATGTAGTTCATCTGTTTCTAATCAAACAAATATATGTTACAGTTTGTTCACCTCGTGATTTCAGTATCCAAATACGACCAGTACTGCCATGTGTACTGGTGGTGACAGGGAACTTTGCCTCCTTGCCCTTACTGCTTAATGCAATCAAACAGAAGCAGATAGCCTTTGAAGTGTGTGGTTTTGCAGAGCAAAATCAATTAGTCATATCTGAACTGTCAGGTTTAGTTAGGAATGACACTATTAATTATCTTGGCTGGGGAACCAAAGCACTGCTCCAGATTTCTCATAAGACCTATAGATGTAAGCAAGGTCTTTCCTGATCTTTAACTTTAGGTAATGCCGCCTACAAAGCTCccaaagagagaagaaaaaatacacaaatataaagCATTATCACAAAAAAggttcaaacaaataaaataaccatGTTTAGGCTGCCCATAGAAAAACTGAAAGCTCAGTCACTGAGGGTGAGCCAGACCATGGCCAGCTCTCATGGCACTGGCAGTTGATCACTTTTCCAATGTCTTCATTTGTGTTAGTCCACCAGCCTCACTAGAGTGCACTAGTAGCTCtatgtcagctgagtctacttaaatgtagttcaaataaCTGTCTTGAGATTGACCAATAACGTAGCCTGCACACAACTCAATCTTGGAAAGGAGTCATCTTTTGGCCTTGAACTGTAATCCTGGTATTGTAGTTTCAAATGATAGCAGACACAAAGCCTCTCAAAGACAGTGGCACGTagaaggaaacaggaagtgtagTGTgcaaatgtgaataaataagaACTGATAGTAGCATATCTGAAAGAATGAAGGAGGaataaaagaatgaataaaaataaagagagcaAATACATATTGACTGGAAAAAGTTCCACTCTACCATACTTGCTCTAAtatcacaaagacaaagaacagctagaagaaaaaaatgaaaagatgaaaatcgAGTTTAGTTCTGTAAACACTGTTATACTACTGTATAGATGTCGCAGTAAAAAACTCCACCTGACACTCCTAAAATTTGAATTTGGCAATTAGTAATAACACAAATGTCTAAAAGAATAAATTGATgaagtgatgacattttatatccaaaaggtCAAAGATCAACCTCACCGTGACATCATAGTattctgcaaaaacattttctggcCATTATTCAGTGCTGTGACTCCatattttcacttcactttgtCTTGATAACCAATGACAGCCAGGACAGGGagcctcctgttcctctgggAGTCCTCCCTAGGCTCATTGattttgctgatattgagcCTCAAGTGATTATTGTTGCTCCATGTGATAAAGCTGTTTAACAGTCTTCTGTACTccctggtaaaaaaaaaaaaaaaaaaaactgctatttTGCCTAAAAATAGACTTAATACCTTAATATGAAATTCCTTCAGTCGTCACTGTAAATATTCTGAGTGTGGAAAGACATGGATGTAAACTACAATTTGGCTGGTTGGCCATGGCACACTAAGCGTGAGGCAGTATTTCTAGCTTGTGTTTTAATCTTAGCAATAGCAATaggtctgtgtgcgtgtgtgcgtgtgtgtgtgtgtgtgtgcgcgcacgcgtgcatatgtgtgtgtgtgtgtgtgtggggatggagctatttctttctctctctccctctctctctctctctctctctctctctctctctctctctctctctctctctctctctctctctctctctctctctctctctctctctctctctctctctgtgcatgtgtgtgtgagtgtgtgtgcgcgtgcccTCTGCTGATACCTCTCCATTGGTATCCTGCTACTTTCTTACTCTTGGTATGTCTTCTTTCACTATACCCTATTCCCTTCAACTGCTGCCACATGGGACTGTTTGTTATTTATACATTGCTCCATCATGTATCTCAAACTTTCTTTGATCCATGctaattttttccccacataatTCAATAACCTCATTGCCTGATACCTGAACTAATCACTCCCTCTCCTACTTTCTGCATATCGCCCTGTTTAACCGATTAAATCACACCATCACATTCCCTCTGTCCCACGTCCACATCCTCCCTTCCATCTTCTCATTGTCCCTAACCCTTTCCAACTCCTGCCTGCTCCAGCCAATGGAAATCTTTGTGGATGATGAGACCAAGCTGACTCTGCACGGGCTGCAGCAGTACTACGTCAAGCTGAAGGACAACGAGAAGAACAGGAAGCTTTTTGATCTGCTCGATGTGTTGGAGTTCAATCAGGTACTAGTTGATATTCATTATTTTCTACCCATGGAGCTAGAGGAAGTTGTGGAATAGTGATTCTGCATTCATGGCACAAAGGAAATAATCGCTGCCACAACTTGGTAGAGCTTACACAAGCTGTGGTTGGTTTTATTGTACATTTGACTGTGATCATCATGCATCCGCCAGCGCCCCCTTGAGGCTGTCTTGTGAAAGCTCCTGAGACTACAGTTCTTGACCAGTAGTTTCCAGGGATGGAAATTTTGATGTTGATTACTCCATTAGATAAAAAATGAGAACTTGAGTacctttgtaaaaaaaaaagaaacaaaaaaaaaaaaaaaaccctgatatGTAAATTGCCCTTATCCCAAAAGAAGACAGTATTCCTACTAAGCTGTTAAAATGGCTAATGAAGATGAATATTCCACCAAAAATCCTGTTTACATGCAGGCTTGCATATTTGTTGTTTGACTGTGTGATCACAgcctctttcattctctctgaaATGGTCGGTGGTGCCATATTTTCATATATCCAGTAACCTGCTGATATCCAAGTCTTTCATAATGTTTAAAAGtaagtgtgtttctccttcccaCCAGAAATGTGAGCTTTTTTGTGAATGTTTCTCTACCACAGCCTTGCAAaattttggcttgttttttttttgtttttgtttttgttttgttttgttttgtttttttacacaacGCATACACACAGCTGACCTTAAAATGGAAAGAAGCCGTGTGTCgcaaactgcagtaaaaaccCCAATTGAAATGCATATTCCTGATGCACTGTATACATGACCAGAGAATGCTCCTAATTATGAATAATATTGACATATCCCAAAGGtcttaatcggaaaatgctgcattcagaAAAAGGTCTAATTTGGAATATCCAGACggaatatgctgtttacatgtcCTGTATCAAATTAGGAATACTGACAGAATAATATTGAAAAATTTTAGTgtacatgaaaacaaactgtgtgtgtcacagtggtAAATAATAACTTCAGAGTCTTTTATGTCATCAGTTGCATGCAGAATGACTAGACACCATCTCTTTTGCATTAAATTTGCTATTCGTATTTGTTGGGAAAATGAAAGCCTATGGCCAGCGCAAAACCCTGCAGCTTTTTAGTGGGAAAAGGGCTTTTGAATTCAGGAAGTCAGAGAAACCAGGGTCCATCACCAGTTTGCAGTTGGACAGTTATCACTGTTTTAGATAAGAACACTGGAATTCTATCCGCTCTTCTTGGGTGAAGTTTATTTGGCACTCTAACACAGCGAAACACAACATAAATTGTAACCCTTCTCTGACAAGAGTCCCCAGCCCACTGTTTTGACACACTGGTCCTGAGGACAAAAGACAGAGTAAAGACGGTGTGAACAGTGTGAGCTCAAAGGTCTGTCCTAGATAGTAAGGGCATTCTGGTTCTTGCAGGTACTTAATTTGCAACACAGCACTTAAGTAACATaaattaaagctacattaagcaatattacatgcactttgttgcagtaaaatgatCCCCTCCAGTTTGCGAGTCATCACCTGTGGGTCTCGTGGGTCCACCGTACAGTTTGTATCCCGCCTGTTGTTATGTCCTGGTTAGAGCTTTCTAAATTTGTGTATCGGCCTGacaagctcctcctctgccctgcaCTTCACTCCCCCACTGCTTCACCTTCATTAAAAGTGTCAAGTATGTCAGTGTGCTTCCCTCAGAGATTCCCTCTCCATGTTGCGAGACACTTATGAAGCGAGGTCAGTTAGGATTGGGTGTGCCTCAGCTGGGCTACAGGTTACTCCTGGCTCTCCACTTTCCAGTGGAGACTTGATCCCTGCCCTGCTGGCCACACTCGTGTTCTCAAGTATTATTCATGACCTTAAAACAGAGCTGAATAGTGCTTTACGAGTGTATTTACTGCCTGAAAgctggtatatatatatattgttctATTTACTGGTGAAAGCTCACCTGATTGCTCTTTTCTGTTAGAAGGCTCATGTCTACCATCTTTGCTGtgtgacatgaatgcagcaatACTCGTATTAAGtgctgtttgcatttttgtatttattacaACAAGCATGTTAACATGGAGGTATAACAAGGCATTAATCGCTCATTTGAATGCACAAATCGAGTATATGAATGGCACCAGAAGCCATGCTAGTGCATTATTCTGTTCTCCAGGTGGTCATCTTTGTCAAGTCTGTCCAGCGTTGTGTAGCTCTGGCTCAGCTGCTGGTGGAACAGAACTTCCCTGCTATTGCCATCCACCGAGGGATGCCTCAGGAAGAACGGTAACAGTTGTCtggaaatataaaatgtttaaagACGCAGACATATTGAAGTTATAGATCAAAAGTATTAACCCATACATTAATGATTTTGACACAATTTGCGTCAAAAATCGCATCACAATCTGCAACCTGACCTGAGCCCGATGGGCCCTGAGGAAGAATGCCAGGCTCTGGTCAGGTAgggctttttttcctcatctgtgATGTCTGGCCTAGTCGAGCACtagtatttgtttatttgtttgtttgttttcacattacTGCCCCCATATACTATAATATAAGCTTAATATATAAATTCCTTTTACACTAATCTGTCTCCGGTGCTCGTGACGGGGTCACAGTAGCACATGTCCTTGCAGTTGTACTcttattaaaaattaatttgggCTCTGCTTGGGCCTCAAATTTCATGTGACCTGACGGGCCAGATCGGGTATAGGTGGGCACGGTAGGGTTTGGGCCAAAATTCTAGTCCAGTGCTGACCTCTTCCCTGATCAATACTCAGTCCTATTTTagacagacttttattttgtttgttcaagGTGGGAAAAAATGTGGCCGCTTAGATTTCAACAGATGGTGATGTGACCTGTTGCACCCCATTTTGGAGTTTAATAAACCAATCAGTCCACAACTCAGAAATCTTGTGATCAGCTCAACTCATCAGTTCTTAAAAAGTCTCAACTGAGGCACACCCAAAAATTATGGCTTTAATCATTTAAAGGGTAAAGATGCGTCAGACATGAGTACTGCTGTATGCAAACTATGCCAAGGAAAATTCATTGATTGTTGTAATTCCTGGTATGTAATGTTCAGATTAGTCAGGAAACAGCAccacactttttgttttgctggttgGTTTCTATCCAGCTCTGaagttatttttgaaaattcagtCAAAGTAAATTTGAATGACGTGCCCATGATAACTGTCTTTGGAAGTATGactgaaaaacaagcaaaactggCTTAAGGTTGTAGTTGAACATGCAAGGGCCTGGAATTTCTGCATTGTCATGGAATTCTCAGAAGGTATGGGGAATTTTTAAGTGCTCTGGAAAAGTCAAGCCATATCAGAGAAGTTACAGATGGTTAACTGTCTAGGAAAGTAGTATAATGTGTTTtgtaaacattttcacacaaaacgCTTTAGTAGTTTTCCACCCAACCGGAGTAGAAAGTAGAAAGTAGACTGTTGGAATTAATGTCCAGAAAGAAGCATTAACATGAGGAAGGTTAGCAATATAGTTTTTCATTTGATACATGAATTCTAGAGGTTCACTGATGGCAGCTCTCCTCCTTCATGCCTTCTCTAGTTTATCTCGGTACCAGCAGTTCAAGGACTTCCAGAGGAGAATCCTGGTGGCCACCAACCTGTTTGGTCGAGGGATGGACATCGAGAGAGTCAACATTGCCTTCAACTATGACATGCCAGAAGACTCAGACACTTACCTCCACAGGGTAGGTCTTAAACACCTCCccaccacacaaacacgcacacacacaaacacatacacacacagagagagaaatagctCCATCCCTGTAATGCATATCCATACAGTCTGTATCTGAATATATATAATCTGGTTAAGGCAAAATAGTAATTACTTCCAGTTCTGTAAGTATGGGCATAGCCCTCTAACAAGCTTCACTTTTGGAGGTGGTACAAGCACAGCTCATTTCCAGGCAGATGAGCCATCTGGAGCCAGTTACTACATGGTCAGAATGTTCTGACATGAGGGGCCAAACAACaggcagcaaaaacacacaggaaaacaatgcATACTGCCAGCTGGGCAATGAATAGCTGCATACCTTTATCAGAATTTATCAGGCGTGTGACGATTCAACAGTGCATCTAGATGCAGCAGGTTTCATGTCTAAGATGTGGCTGCAGTAACTGAGGCAGCCTATATCAGCACAGAGGTGAAAGAGGGTAGCAACATGTTTTATCTTTGGCAACATAAACAGTTTTATGTGGTTGACCTCTCCTGCTACCCCAAAAAACCCTTTACATTTCCAGTTGtaaatgtggtgtgtgtgtttgccaggtTGCTAGGGCTGGCAGGTTTGGCACCAAAGGCCTGGCCATCACCTTTGTCTCTGATGAGGGTGACGCACGCACTCTCAATGATGTACAGGACCGCTTTGAGGTGAACATCAGCGAGCTGCCCGATGAGATTGACATCTCCTCCTACAGTAAGAGATTCACTGCTGATTATCATTCTTTCAGCTCTTAAATTATCAAAATGCAAGGCCTTAAAATATTAAAGAGTAactcaacactaaatcacaGAAGGTGGAAaacctctgctgcactgccctctaggggctcAAACTTTCAGCTATTCAAGCCCttagggcagtgcagcagaagttcTCTGCTAGTGTTGTTTAACACTTCAGAAATGGTTTCATGAAAACAGAGGTCttacttctttttttcatgtaatgcAGGTTTATAAGGTTTCCATTTAGCAGTCATAGGGAAACCTATTATTATTGCTGAAATACCTATTCAGTATCATTCCTTTTTCCTGCTTCTTGCTGAATAATTCAGCCCTACATGCTGaactttttctgtttcagcacATGGACAGTTTAGCCTCCTTGGTACTTGGTGTGCTTATATGATAGGGTGTTAAATCCAAATAGCTGTCACACTGACATGGTTACCAACTGtgccaatctttttttttattattcccaTCATGTTGGATGTTTGAATACTTGAATACTTTGCACAAGCATCAGCATGACGATTTAGTAACAGCCAGCCAAGTATGACATGTTGGCATTAAAAATGAAGGAATTACA encodes the following:
- the ddx39b gene encoding DEAD (Asp-Glu-Ala-Asp) box polypeptide 39B, yielding MTENDVDNELLDYEEDEVEAAGVAEVGSGDGMSVRKEGVKGSYVSIHSSGFRDFLLKPELLRAIVDCGFEHPSEVQHECIPQAILGMDVLCQAKSGMGKTAVFVLATLQQLEPVTGQVSVLVMCHTRELAFQISKEYERFSKYMPTVKVAVFFGGLSIKKDEEVLKRECPHVVVGTPGRILALTRNKTLNLRHIKHFILDECDKMLEQLDMRRDVQEIFRMTPHEKQVMMFSATLSKEIRPVCRKFMQDPMEIFVDDETKLTLHGLQQYYVKLKDNEKNRKLFDLLDVLEFNQVVIFVKSVQRCVALAQLLVEQNFPAIAIHRGMPQEERLSRYQQFKDFQRRILVATNLFGRGMDIERVNIAFNYDMPEDSDTYLHRVARAGRFGTKGLAITFVSDEGDARTLNDVQDRFEVNISELPDEIDISSYIEPTR